A region of the Desulfobacter postgatei 2ac9 genome:
TTGGGGTATTGATATTCACGGCCGTACCTGCCATCGTAGGCGGCGGAATTGTATACCATTTATTTGGAAGTTTTACCCAGGTGATTATCTGGGAAGTGTTGCTGGTGCTGGCTGCCCTGGGATTTATAAGCAGTTAACGCCGGGCATTTCGTACATTAAAGGCAAAGCCGCACCTGTGCAGAAAATTTTCTGCATGATGCGGCTTTACCTCATTCTTTAGGCAGGTATATTTGGAGCAGAATATTTTTCATCGGGCAGTGTTCTTTTTTTTTCTGACTCTGTTTTGCATATCCATTTTTCTCGTGGGAAAAGTGATTGCCCCGTTTTTTGCAAGCCTGCTTCTTGGCATCGTCATTGCCGGTATTTTCAGCCCTGTATTTAAAAAACTGCATAGATTTATGCCTGCACGGCCAGCTTCGGTTCTCACCTGTCTGGCTGTTTTTTTCATAGTCTTTATTCCGGTAGTCTTTTTTGTGGGCATTCTTTCCAGGGAAGCTTTGGGGCTTTACACCCTGGCAAAGGATGCCGTGTTTTCCAAAAATCTGATTGATTTTTTGGAAAGCACCCGGGCCCTTGAGCGGATCAACGAATTTCTAATCAGGGCCAATATTCACACCCATATCACCTGGCGTGAGTTGATCGACCCTTTGACTGAAGTTGGAAAAAACTTAGGCTTTTCACTGTTCCAACAGGCCAGGTTTCTGACCTCCAACCTGCTGAATTTGGTGTTTTACTTTTTTTTGATGCTCATTGTGGTTTTCTACATGTTCATGGATGGCGAACGCTTCATACAGTACATGTATGACTTGTCTCCGCTCAAGGACGAGCATGACCGCAAGCTTTTCGAAAAGTTCAACGGTATGGCCGGTGCCGTACTCATCGGCAACGGGCTGGGCGGATTGATTCAAGGGATTGCGGGCGGGGTGTTGTTCTGGTCTCTCGGGCTGAATTCTCCTTTTTTATGGGGCGTCATCATGGGGTTTCTGGCTTTTCTGCCCATTGTCGGCATTGGTGTGGTCATGCTGCCTGCGGCCTTGTTTTTCCTTTTGACAGGCAGTTTGGGTAAAGGCTTTTTCATTGCTGGATTTTATGCTGTTTTATCATGGGGTGTTGAGTACCTTTTTAAACCCAAGCTGGTGGGCGATCGGGTGGCCATGCACCCGCTGGTTGTGTTTTTTGCCATTATCGGCGGTTTGAACGTATACGGACTTTTAGGTATAATTTACGGGCCTTTGATCGCTACTTTGTTTTTGACCCTTTCCGATATTTATTTTTCCACGTTTCAGTCCATGGTGGAACCGGGCAAGGGGATGCTGGATTGATGGTCTGACCAATAATTTCACCAGGGTTATTCCCTTAATGCGCCTTGAACATATCTGAAGACGGCTTGAAGGGTTTTTCTCATAAGCAATTTAATCGGGAGCAGTTAATTTAGGATGATTCAAAACGAAAGTACCAGTATTGAGAAGGAGATGAGGCAGTCCTATCTCGAGTATGCCATGAGTGTCATTATCGGGCGGGCCCTGCCCGATGTGCGGGACGGGTTGAAACCGGTCCACCGGCGTGTGTTATACGCCATGCAGCAGTTGCATAATGACTGGAATAAACCCTATAAGAAATCTGCCCGTATCGTGGGTGATGTGATTGGTAAGTACCACCCCCACGGCGATTCTGCCGTGTATGACACCATTGTCCGCATGGCTCAGGACTTTTCCCTGCGTTATACCCTTGTGGACGGCCAGGGCAATTTCGGCTCCGTGGACGGCGACTCTCCGGCGGCCATGCGTTATACGGAAATCCGTATGCGCAAGCTCTCTCACCAGATGCTGGCCGATCTTGAGAAGGAGACCGTAGAGTTCACCCCCAACTATGATGAAACCCTGGAAGAACCCACGGTGCTCCCCACTAAATTTCCGGCCTTGCTGGTCAACGGCTCCTCCGGCATTGCCGTGGGCATGACCACAAATGTGCCGCCCCACAATATCAGTGAAGTTATTGAGGGGTTAAAGGCGCTGATTGATAACCCGGATATAGACACAAGGGCGCTAATGGCGCATATCCCGGGACCGGATTTTCCCACCTATGGTCATATTTACGGTACCAAGGGAATTTTTGAAGCCTATGACACCGGCCGGGGGATTATCACGCTGCGGGCCAAAGTCGAGGTGGAGGAGAACAAGAAAACCGGCCAGGAAACCATTGTGGTCACCGAGCTTCCCTACCAGGTGAACAAGGCCAAGTTGGTGGAAAAGATCGCCGAGCTGGTCCGGGATAAGGTGATTACCGGCGTCTCCTATGTTCGGGATGAATCCGACCGTGATGGCATGCGTATGGCTATTGGGCTTAAACGCGACCAGATCGCTGACGTGGTGATCAATCAGCTTTACAAGCACACCAATATGCAGACCAGCTTTGGCATCATCTTCCTGGCGGTGGTTAACAATCGGCCTGAGCTGCTCTCTCTTAAGGAAATCCTAAACCACTTTATTTCCCACCGGACCAATGTCATTATCCGGCGTACCCGCTATGATCTGCGTAAAGCACAAGAACGTGCCCATATTCTGGAAGGGTTGAAGATTGCTCTGGATAATTTGGATGAAGTCGTTGCCCTGATCCGGGCTTCCCGGTCACCGGAAGAGGCCAGGACCGGCTTGATAAACCGGTTTAACCTGACCGAGATTCAGGCCCAGGCCATTCTGGACATGCGGTTGCAACGCCTGACTGGGCTTGAACGGGAAAAGATTGAAACCGAATATCAGGCCCTGCTTAAGGATATTACCTGGTTCAAGGAGATTCTTGGCTCTGAAACCGTGGTCCGGGGGCTGATCAAGGATGAATTGGCCGAACTCAATGATGAGTTTGGGGATGGGCGCCGCACGCGTATCGTGGAGAGCACTGCTGAAATTTCGATTGAAGATCTTATTGCCGAAGAAGACATGGTGGTCACGGTGACCCGCAGCGGATACATCAAGCGTAATCCCATTACCCTTTATGCCAGCCAGCACCGGGGTGGGAAAGGCAAGACCGCCATGGGAACCAAATCCGACGATTTTGTCGAACATCTGTTTGTGGCCTCTACCCACGCCACTTTCCTGTTTATCACCAATTTCGGCAAGGTGTATCAGGCCAAGGTGTATGAATTGCCCATGGCAGGGCGCTCCTCACTTGGTAAAGCCATTGTGAACCTGCTTAATTTTGATGAGGGCGAAAAACTTGCCACTGTGCTCACCGTGGATGAATTTACAGAGAACCGGTACGTGGTCATGGCCACCAAAAAAGGCCGGGTCAAGAAGACCGAGTTGATGGCCTATTCACGTCCCCGGGCCGGGGGTCTTATCGGTGTGACGCTGGCTGACGGTGATGAACTCATTGCCGCACGCATCACTGATGGCAACCAGGAGATCTTTTTGGGGTCCGAAGGGGGTAAGGTAATCCGCTTCAATGAAGATGACGTCCGTGATATGGGCCGTGGCGCCATGGGTGTGCGGGGCATGCGCATAGACGAAGGTGCCCGGGTGGTGGGCATGGAGGTGCTGGGGGACGAAGAGACGCTTTTAACGGTTACGGAAAACGGTTATGGTAAGCGCTCTAAAATTGAGGAGTACAAAACCCAGGCCCGGGGGGGTAAAGGTGTTTTTTCCATCAAAACATCCAAGCGCAACGGTAAAATGATGGCCCTTGCGCTGGTGGGAGACAATGATGAGTTGATGATGATTACAGATAAAGGAAAACTGATCCGTACCGATATCTGCGGGATCAACGTGATTTCCAGAAATACTCAGGGGGTCCGACTCATTAACCTGGCCAAGGAAGAGACGCTTATCGGCATTGCACGGCTTCCTAAAGAGGATGGTCAACCTGATGATGGTGACGCATGTTTTCATCCGGATGGGGATGATGCCGACCTCTTGGATGAGCTGGAAACGGATATGTATCCGGAAGATTTTGATACGGATGACCCGATTGATGACCAGGGAGACGACGAATAAGGGTGCCGGACACCGGCGGCGCCTGAGGGAGCGCTTCCTCCAGGGGGGCCTGTCAGGGTTCCAGGACTATGAGGTCCTGGAACTGCTTTTGGCTCTGAACACCCCGCGAAAGGATACCAAACAGGCTGCCAAAGATCTTTTAGCAGAATTTAAAACCCTGCCCCGGGTGCTGGAGGCCGATACCCAGGCCCTTTGTCGGGTTAACGGGGTGGGGCCTGCCAACAGCTTCGGGATTCACCTGATCAAGGCTGTGGCAGACCGGTATCTTGAAACGCGCATACTCAAGATGGATGTGGTCAGTAATCCTGAAAGCCTTATCGCATATTTAAACCAGACTATTGGTTACAAAAACAAAGAACATTTTTTAGGGATATTCCTGGATGCCAAAAACAGGGTCTTGGCATCGGAAGTCCTTTTCACCGGAACCCTTTCAGCCTCGGCTGTATATCCACGGGAAGTCATTGCACGCAGCATTGCACACAATGCGGCATCAGTGGTTTTAGCGCATAATCATCCATCCGGGGATATTACCCCGTCAGCCCAGGATATCCGTATTACCCGGACCCTGTATGTTGCCCTGGCATTTGCCGGCATTCATATCCACGACCATCTTGTCACAGGCAGCCAGGGGTATTACAGTTTTGCGGCCCAGGGGGTAATGGCGCAATTCCAAAAGGAGTATGAACAGATTAAATGACGAGCAACGACGAGCTTCCTGACTGCTTTGGCGATCTTGAAAAAGTGTTTCCCATGGGGCCCAATGGGTTGCGGGAAACCCCGGAACAATGCTTTTACCATTGTCCTGTGAAAACCAATTGCCTTCAACAGGCCATGGCCACAAAGAACGGGATTCAGGTTGAAGAAGAGGTTATTGAACGTTCCAGCAAAGCCGGGGCCATCTCCTTTTTTGAACGCTGGTCCAGAAAGAAACAGGCGTACAGGCGTGGCCTGAAAATGAAGAAATAGTACTAAGCTTTTTATTAGGAGGAAACATGAAGTCGATTCGAGATATAGATGTAAACGGCAAGACCCTTTTTATCCGGGTGGACTACAACCTGCCCATGGACGACCATGGAAATATTACAGACGATAACCGGATCCGGGCCACCCTGGAACTGATTTCCTATTTGATTGAAAAAAAGGCTAAGCTGGTACTGGCCTCCCATCTGGGCCGTCCCAAAGGTGGGCGGGATGAAAAATTCAGCCTTAAGCCTGCAGCGGTCAGGTTGTCGGAGCTTTTAAGCATGCCGGTGGCATTTGCCGATGACTGCATTGGGGATGCGGTGAAAAAGCAGGTGGAATCCCTTGGCCCCGGCCAGATTCTCATGCTTGAAAATTTAAGATTTCACGATGAGGAGAAGAAAAACGATCCTGAATTTGCAAAGGCCCTTGCAGAGCTTTGCGACGTTTATGTGAACAATGCCTTTGCCGTCTCCCATCGGGACCAGGCATCGGTTACCGGTATTACCCGGTATGCGAAATCGTCTGCAGCCGGTTTTCTGCTTGAAAAAGAGGTTCGTTCATATTACGATTCTGTGCAAAATCCTAAGAAACCGCTCGTCGTTGTGATTGGCGGTGCAAAAGTTTCCAGCAAACTGGCTGCCCTTGAAAATATGCTCAAGTTTGTAGACTGCATGATTATCGGTGGTGCCATGGCCAATACCTTTCTTGCGGCAAAAGGCGTGGATACCAAGGGTTCCATGATTGAAGCGGACTTGATTCAGACCGCCTCGGATATCATGGACCATGCAAAGGAAAAAGGCATTGACTTGGCTTTACCCGTAGACCTGGTTGTTGCGGAGCGTTTTGACAAGGATGCCGAGTCTCGGATTGTTTCTTTGGATCAGATTCCGGATGGCTGGATGGCTCTGGATATTGGGCCTGAAAGTGCCAAAAGCTTTGCCAAGACCATTGCCAGGGCCGGTACCATTGTGTGGAACGGCCCCATGGGGGTGTTTGAAATGGAGCGATTCGCTGCAGGTACTCAGACCCTGGCGGATGCCATTGCCCAATCTTCTGCCTTTTCCGTCGTGGGTGGGGGGGATACGGGCCTTGCCGCCAAACAATGCGGGATCACGGAAAAAGTCAGCTACATCTCAACCGGAGGTGGGGCTTTTCTTCATATGATGGAAGGGAAAGTGCTACCAGGGGTGGCTGCCCTGGAATAGCTTAACTTGAAAGGATTAACCTGAGGTGAAGTTTTGCAAATTACGGCATGCTCTGAGCAGGGAAGACCGGCTGCGCCGCTCCTATTACCAGGTATTAAGGGATGAACTGGATCAGTTTGTCCTGGATTACTGCCTTGTGGGGTCCTACAATAATTTTTTAAAGCTTCGGACCCCTTATCCCTTTGTTGAGTTAAGGGAACTCAAACCCCGGGCGCGCATCCCTTCCGTGGAGTTTGAGGCACAAAATTCTTTTCTGATTATTTTCTGTGAAGAGTATATTGATAAAACGCACAAAAAGTATATCCGGTACTTTGACGTTAATAAAACCACGAAAACCAATCTGCTCCGGCTTAAAGATTTTCCTGACCTTGAAAATTATAACCGGAACATAAAATGTTTTGAGTCCGACGGTTTTTTTTCTCTTCTTAAAAACCTGTTGCCCGTGGATTATGCCATTTTAATCCAGCCCAACCACCGCTTAAAGACCCAATACGCCCTGACCCATTTTCACGTCAGGGTGGATTGGCCCATTGCAGATGCGTCAGAAAACCTTGCCAAATTTTTACGTTATATCTCCAAAGACCTTTACGAGAAAGGGGATTGTTACGCTGAAAATATGCAAAAAAAATTGTTTGAATATTATGGGGTACCTGTGTTGGCCGGTGGAAGACGGACAGCTGCCGTTGTCGCTGCCCAGTATTTCCGGCAGCTCGACTCAATTACTACGGTGTATGTTGGGTCCAGCGAATCCCGAAGCTTGCTTCGCCTTGATGAAAAAGGCGTGTCAAAGTCCGTTCTGGTGAAGCTTGAGGTTGACCAGGTCAAAGCCTTATCCCAGCAGGAGGGGCTTCCCCAGAGTACCTTTACCAATAATTATGTGGTGGCCCGCGAGGGAAAATTTTATATCTGTATTTTCAATGTCTGGTATGATTACACCAGTCATGCCCTGCCTTCGGAAGGCGGACGCCTTCGAGAACTGAATCCGGATAATAACTGGCTGACCGTGGCCGAAGAACAAATTCTTCCCAAACCGTCCGTATCAAAATACGCGCCCATTCCCTACAAGATGGTTTATGCCTAGACAATGACTATAATTTTTTGATCATTGCGATCTCATCACAATCGGGAAACTTGACACAGTCGAGGCATCCGGCCCATATTTTGACCATGGGCAGATTGTTTTTTTCAGTTATTTTAAATCCGAAACGGGCGAAAAAATTCGGGCGGTAGGTCATTGCAAATAATGTTTTCAATTTAAAATAGAAGGCTTCCTGGATACAGCGTTCTGTAAGGGCCGATCCAATCCCCTGGCCATGGTATTCCTCTTTTACTGCAACGGATCGGATTTCCGCGATATCTTCCCAACAAAAGGCTAGCGCTGCACAACCTGTTATTATGCCGGTATCTTCATCCTCATATACCCAGAAATCCCGTAAATGGTCGTAAAGGTTGCTTAAAGGCCGGCCTAAAAGCTCTCCTTTTTGGGCATAAAATTGAAGCAGGGCATGTATGGGGGCAACATCATGGATAAGGGCTTTTCTAATCATGGGTAAAATCCCTTTTTACAGGGCTCCTTAGGAGGGTAGCTGTGTTTAAAATTTGCTACGCTCTGATACGATTACTTTAAACCTGGATTCCCGGCATAAAATTTGCTTAGCCAACCCTTGCGCTCTGATACATAAAAATCTGCTGAGGCTTGGCCTCTGCAAACCCTGACCCAAGATCATATTTGATGACTTATTGGCCAGCAATCTTAGCTAATCCATTTTTTTACTGAACTATACTTGATTACCCATGGTCAAATCACGCCAGAT
Encoded here:
- the gyrA gene encoding DNA gyrase subunit A; protein product: MIQNESTSIEKEMRQSYLEYAMSVIIGRALPDVRDGLKPVHRRVLYAMQQLHNDWNKPYKKSARIVGDVIGKYHPHGDSAVYDTIVRMAQDFSLRYTLVDGQGNFGSVDGDSPAAMRYTEIRMRKLSHQMLADLEKETVEFTPNYDETLEEPTVLPTKFPALLVNGSSGIAVGMTTNVPPHNISEVIEGLKALIDNPDIDTRALMAHIPGPDFPTYGHIYGTKGIFEAYDTGRGIITLRAKVEVEENKKTGQETIVVTELPYQVNKAKLVEKIAELVRDKVITGVSYVRDESDRDGMRMAIGLKRDQIADVVINQLYKHTNMQTSFGIIFLAVVNNRPELLSLKEILNHFISHRTNVIIRRTRYDLRKAQERAHILEGLKIALDNLDEVVALIRASRSPEEARTGLINRFNLTEIQAQAILDMRLQRLTGLEREKIETEYQALLKDITWFKEILGSETVVRGLIKDELAELNDEFGDGRRTRIVESTAEISIEDLIAEEDMVVTVTRSGYIKRNPITLYASQHRGGKGKTAMGTKSDDFVEHLFVASTHATFLFITNFGKVYQAKVYELPMAGRSSLGKAIVNLLNFDEGEKLATVLTVDEFTENRYVVMATKKGRVKKTELMAYSRPRAGGLIGVTLADGDELIAARITDGNQEIFLGSEGGKVIRFNEDDVRDMGRGAMGVRGMRIDEGARVVGMEVLGDEETLLTVTENGYGKRSKIEEYKTQARGGKGVFSIKTSKRNGKMMALALVGDNDELMMITDKGKLIRTDICGINVISRNTQGVRLINLAKEETLIGIARLPKEDGQPDDGDACFHPDGDDADLLDELETDMYPEDFDTDDPIDDQGDDE
- a CDS encoding AI-2E family transporter; translation: MEQNIFHRAVFFFFLTLFCISIFLVGKVIAPFFASLLLGIVIAGIFSPVFKKLHRFMPARPASVLTCLAVFFIVFIPVVFFVGILSREALGLYTLAKDAVFSKNLIDFLESTRALERINEFLIRANIHTHITWRELIDPLTEVGKNLGFSLFQQARFLTSNLLNLVFYFFLMLIVVFYMFMDGERFIQYMYDLSPLKDEHDRKLFEKFNGMAGAVLIGNGLGGLIQGIAGGVLFWSLGLNSPFLWGVIMGFLAFLPIVGIGVVMLPAALFFLLTGSLGKGFFIAGFYAVLSWGVEYLFKPKLVGDRVAMHPLVVFFAIIGGLNVYGLLGIIYGPLIATLFLTLSDIYFSTFQSMVEPGKGMLD
- a CDS encoding N-acetyltransferase produces the protein MIRKALIHDVAPIHALLQFYAQKGELLGRPLSNLYDHLRDFWVYEDEDTGIITGCAALAFCWEDIAEIRSVAVKEEYHGQGIGSALTERCIQEAFYFKLKTLFAMTYRPNFFARFGFKITEKNNLPMVKIWAGCLDCVKFPDCDEIAMIKKL
- a CDS encoding phosphoglycerate kinase, with translation MKSIRDIDVNGKTLFIRVDYNLPMDDHGNITDDNRIRATLELISYLIEKKAKLVLASHLGRPKGGRDEKFSLKPAAVRLSELLSMPVAFADDCIGDAVKKQVESLGPGQILMLENLRFHDEEKKNDPEFAKALAELCDVYVNNAFAVSHRDQASVTGITRYAKSSAAGFLLEKEVRSYYDSVQNPKKPLVVVIGGAKVSSKLAALENMLKFVDCMIIGGAMANTFLAAKGVDTKGSMIEADLIQTASDIMDHAKEKGIDLALPVDLVVAERFDKDAESRIVSLDQIPDGWMALDIGPESAKSFAKTIARAGTIVWNGPMGVFEMERFAAGTQTLADAIAQSSAFSVVGGGDTGLAAKQCGITEKVSYISTGGGAFLHMMEGKVLPGVAALE
- the radC gene encoding RadC family protein, which gives rise to MTRETTNKGAGHRRRLRERFLQGGLSGFQDYEVLELLLALNTPRKDTKQAAKDLLAEFKTLPRVLEADTQALCRVNGVGPANSFGIHLIKAVADRYLETRILKMDVVSNPESLIAYLNQTIGYKNKEHFLGIFLDAKNRVLASEVLFTGTLSASAVYPREVIARSIAHNAASVVLAHNHPSGDITPSAQDIRITRTLYVALAFAGIHIHDHLVTGSQGYYSFAAQGVMAQFQKEYEQIK